In Phosphitispora fastidiosa, a single window of DNA contains:
- the nrfD gene encoding NrfD/PsrC family molybdoenzyme membrane anchor subunit, whose product MHEVNWPALIAVYLFMAGVGTAAFYTGVLADIFSNGKYRKLAKYGAYIGVPLIVGGVLMLLFDLGKPMSFWRFLLHFNASSTMSIGVWLLSAFIVLGGLNALTWLAEEKFAGNSGILGAFKNKAGLRRFTGLVGMPVGLLTAGYTGVLLASTSSALWSSTSYLGLLFLISATSTGIAALMLVLAWRKEDFAVIQKLAKADAMVIVFEMIVFCLLMLALGSGAPEAAAVILKGSFSVVFWLGIVACGLVIPLIVEIYNMFSAKLHTGNDFTVPVVASVLILVGGFLLRYVFLFAGQVSL is encoded by the coding sequence GTTCATGGCCGGAGTTGGCACTGCTGCTTTCTATACCGGTGTTCTTGCTGATATATTCAGCAATGGTAAGTACCGGAAATTGGCCAAATACGGAGCATATATCGGTGTACCTCTGATAGTTGGCGGTGTGTTGATGCTGCTTTTCGATCTGGGTAAACCGATGAGTTTTTGGAGGTTTTTGCTGCATTTTAACGCCAGTTCGACAATGTCAATCGGGGTTTGGCTGCTTTCAGCCTTTATAGTACTCGGTGGTCTGAATGCACTGACCTGGCTTGCTGAGGAGAAGTTCGCCGGGAACTCCGGAATCCTGGGAGCCTTTAAGAATAAGGCAGGTCTCAGGAGGTTTACCGGATTGGTTGGGATGCCCGTAGGATTACTTACGGCCGGATATACCGGGGTATTGCTGGCAAGTACATCCTCTGCCCTTTGGAGCAGTACATCCTATTTGGGACTGCTTTTCCTGATTTCGGCGACATCCACCGGAATAGCCGCATTGATGCTGGTATTGGCATGGCGTAAAGAGGACTTTGCTGTAATCCAGAAGCTGGCCAAGGCAGATGCGATGGTAATCGTATTTGAAATGATTGTGTTCTGCCTGCTTATGCTGGCATTGGGTTCAGGCGCCCCTGAAGCTGCAGCGGTAATCCTGAAAGGGAGTTTTTCAGTGGTATTCTGGCTTGGCATCGTAGCCTGCGGCCTGGTAATACCCCTAATTGTGGAAATTTATAACATGTTTTCAGCAAAACTGCACACCGGGAACGATTTTACAGTTCCTGTGGTGGCTTCTGTACTGATTCTGGTGGGTGGATTTTTACTGAGATATGTCTTCCTGTTTGCCGGACAGGTTTCACTCTAA
- a CDS encoding formate dehydrogenase accessory protein FdhE, with product MGINDVISLPREVVKLSKGICSINEEVLNQASLKNQVFSPPANWVWTGERPVITEISPSVDNAAARGLFNRLLELLAACKPEWTGDAERLKALGEAEFCELVECTIKGDMPGFQGITGSLGTAPEVAGFILFHTVRPFLKLYSEAVNPVLDTELWMESFCPVCGGAPAIARVESGDGRRYLRCGSCDTEWLFRLLSCPRCGNDDHSSLAFLRIEETPGYELHVCESCGGYIKAVNERNGGDRQVMEDETATVYLDLIAEQRGYRTETGNA from the coding sequence ATGGGCATCAATGACGTAATAAGCCTGCCCCGGGAAGTTGTTAAGCTTTCCAAGGGCATATGCAGCATTAATGAAGAGGTTCTGAATCAGGCAAGTCTGAAAAACCAGGTATTCTCACCACCGGCCAACTGGGTATGGACAGGGGAACGGCCTGTAATAACTGAAATCAGCCCGTCAGTTGATAATGCCGCAGCCCGCGGGTTGTTCAATCGCCTGCTGGAATTGCTGGCTGCCTGTAAACCTGAATGGACGGGGGATGCCGAAAGACTCAAAGCCCTTGGCGAAGCGGAGTTTTGCGAGCTAGTTGAATGTACCATAAAAGGAGATATGCCAGGTTTCCAGGGGATTACCGGGAGTTTGGGGACCGCTCCGGAAGTGGCTGGATTTATATTGTTTCATACAGTCAGGCCATTCCTGAAGCTTTATTCCGAAGCCGTAAATCCAGTGCTGGATACCGAGCTTTGGATGGAAAGCTTCTGCCCGGTTTGTGGCGGGGCACCTGCTATTGCTAGGGTTGAGAGCGGGGATGGCAGGCGTTACCTGAGGTGCGGCAGCTGTGATACTGAATGGCTTTTCAGGCTGTTAAGCTGCCCGCGGTGTGGTAATGACGACCACAGTTCGCTGGCCTTTCTGAGGATTGAGGAGACTCCGGGCTATGAACTGCACGTTTGCGAGTCCTGCGGCGGGTACATCAAGGCCGTAAATGAAAGAAACGGTGGTGACCGTCAGGTGATGGAGGATGAAACTGCAACCGTTTACCTGGATTTAATTGCAGAACAGAGGGGTTATCGCACTGAGACAGGAAATGCCTGA
- a CDS encoding twin-arginine translocase TatA/TatE family subunit, whose product MLGLGLPEIAIILVIVLVLFGPGKLPDIGKAFGKSIREFKNATSEPGEIAREIKNEVNGVKEVLNK is encoded by the coding sequence ATGCTTGGTCTGGGACTGCCTGAAATAGCTATTATCCTGGTTATAGTGCTGGTCCTTTTTGGGCCCGGCAAACTCCCTGATATTGGAAAAGCCTTTGGTAAGAGTATCAGAGAGTTTAAGAATGCTACCAGTGAACCAGGAGAAATTGCCCGGGAAATTAAAAATGAAGTCAATGGAGTAAAAGAGGTTTTGAATAAGTAA
- a CDS encoding pyridoxal phosphate-dependent aminotransferase — protein MGISKKVEENLKRSSWIRAMFEEGEKLRKVHGPEKVYDFTLGNPDIEPPEAFKEALKQAALSPTQGMHRYMSNAGYPGTRRAIAGVISEESGLALTEENIVMTVGAGGALNVVLKTLLNPGEEVVIIPPYFVEYNFYIDNHGGVVKAAPAKDDFQLDLDTIEAAITSSTKAIIINSPNNPTGVVYDAATLENLGELLQKKEAELGTEIYVISDEPYAKISYDGVKVPNVFKYIANSIIVTSHSKDLALPGERIGYLAVSPRVKNLSLVMEGMTFANRTLGFVNAPALMQHLVTGLQRESVDIALYQEKRDILYNSLTEMGFKIVKPAGAFYLFPQSPIPDDIEFVRAGQKYNILLVPGAGFGKPGYFRMAYCIDKQIILNSLPSFKELAKEFGLS, from the coding sequence TTGGGCATCTCAAAAAAAGTTGAAGAAAATCTGAAACGTTCCTCATGGATCAGAGCTATGTTTGAAGAGGGTGAAAAGCTCAGGAAAGTACACGGGCCGGAAAAGGTCTATGACTTCACCCTGGGTAATCCCGACATCGAACCCCCTGAGGCCTTTAAAGAGGCGCTGAAACAGGCTGCTTTAAGCCCCACCCAGGGCATGCACCGTTATATGAGCAATGCCGGCTATCCTGGGACACGCCGGGCTATTGCCGGGGTAATCTCTGAAGAATCAGGCCTGGCCCTTACCGAAGAAAACATCGTTATGACAGTGGGTGCCGGAGGTGCATTAAATGTCGTACTGAAGACACTTCTCAACCCAGGCGAAGAGGTTGTCATAATCCCCCCCTACTTTGTGGAATATAACTTTTACATAGACAACCACGGCGGAGTTGTCAAGGCAGCGCCTGCCAAAGATGACTTTCAGCTTGATCTGGATACTATTGAGGCAGCTATAACGAGTAGTACCAAGGCGATTATAATTAACTCCCCCAACAACCCCACCGGGGTAGTATATGATGCTGCAACCCTGGAAAATCTGGGGGAACTGCTGCAGAAAAAAGAGGCGGAACTGGGGACAGAAATCTATGTCATTTCTGACGAGCCATATGCCAAAATAAGTTATGACGGGGTTAAGGTGCCCAATGTATTTAAATACATTGCCAACAGCATTATTGTGACCTCACACAGTAAGGACTTGGCCCTCCCGGGAGAACGCATCGGTTATCTTGCAGTAAGCCCCCGGGTGAAAAACCTCTCTCTGGTCATGGAGGGAATGACCTTTGCCAACAGAACTCTGGGTTTTGTAAATGCTCCGGCACTGATGCAGCATCTGGTAACAGGCCTGCAGAGGGAGAGTGTGGACATCGCTCTCTATCAGGAAAAACGCGATATTTTGTATAACAGCCTCACTGAAATGGGCTTTAAGATTGTTAAACCGGCAGGCGCCTTCTACCTCTTTCCACAGTCGCCCATTCCCGATGACATCGAGTTCGTCAGGGCCGGCCAGAAATATAATATCCTCCTGGTACCGGGAGCAGGCTTTGGTAAACCGGGCTATTTCCGAATGGCCTATTGTATCGATAAGCAGATAATTTTAAACTCGCTGCCGTCCTTTAAGGAACTGGCCAAAGAGTTCGGCCTGTCATAG
- a CDS encoding PaaI family thioesterase, with protein MDGVERAVRRITSNDRFARLVGTEIQEVRPGYARVSLKIEDKHLNSVDITHGSVVFTLVDMAFALASNSHGQVAVALNMSINFVKATGTGNFLTAEATEDKLTNRTGLYRIAVSDETGEIVCVAEGLVYRKKESI; from the coding sequence ATGGATGGGGTAGAACGGGCAGTACGGAGGATTACTTCAAATGACAGGTTTGCCAGGCTGGTAGGAACAGAGATACAGGAGGTCAGACCGGGATATGCGCGGGTAAGCCTGAAAATAGAGGATAAGCACCTGAACTCCGTAGACATAACTCATGGTTCTGTTGTCTTTACATTAGTAGATATGGCCTTCGCTCTGGCATCCAATTCTCACGGTCAGGTTGCGGTGGCTTTGAATATGAGTATAAATTTCGTGAAGGCCACCGGTACCGGGAATTTCCTTACCGCAGAGGCGACGGAGGATAAACTGACGAACCGCACCGGGCTTTACAGAATAGCCGTAAGTGACGAGACCGGTGAAATTGTCTGTGTGGCCGAAGGGCTGGTTTACAGGAAAAAAGAATCAATTTGA
- a CDS encoding YkvI family membrane protein, which translates to MNEVRHAPGSNTENKARETPGLSVFKIAATYVGTVVGAGFASGQEVLQFFGKFGLLGFAGLLAATAMFGLFGWAILDMGMRLRAKSHLEIIRHIGGRWMGTVIDYVITFFLFGAFTAMAAGAGAIFAEQFQWPAVIGSAVMVVVTVATVMLGLRGVITSISMVVPVLLASVVGMAVWTLINKDFFANPVIGAVPFKAAVPFWPLAAVLYVSYNLVMAVAVLAPTGASYNRPGLLTKGAILGGIGLGLGAAAILLALAPNLPTAGGFEIPMLYVAGTLGPVFRTFYSIVLLAEIYTTAVGSLYGFTVRLAPEESPRARYYIIGTAVAAFLASLLGFSTLVRTVYPAVGYAGLLLLLGLTYGLIRRGKGIENQP; encoded by the coding sequence TTGAATGAAGTAAGACACGCTCCAGGAAGTAATACGGAAAATAAGGCCAGGGAAACTCCCGGTTTATCTGTTTTCAAAATTGCAGCAACATATGTCGGCACGGTAGTGGGGGCCGGCTTTGCTTCGGGACAGGAAGTACTGCAGTTTTTCGGGAAGTTCGGTCTGCTGGGTTTTGCCGGGCTGCTGGCCGCAACTGCCATGTTCGGTCTCTTTGGCTGGGCGATACTGGATATGGGCATGAGACTGAGGGCGAAGTCACACCTCGAAATAATAAGACATATCGGGGGACGCTGGATGGGAACCGTGATTGACTATGTGATCACATTTTTCCTCTTTGGCGCTTTTACGGCAATGGCCGCCGGGGCAGGAGCAATTTTTGCCGAGCAGTTCCAATGGCCGGCTGTTATTGGCAGCGCTGTGATGGTAGTCGTCACGGTAGCTACCGTAATGTTGGGACTTAGAGGTGTTATCACCTCCATAAGCATGGTTGTCCCGGTGTTGTTAGCCTCAGTAGTGGGTATGGCTGTGTGGACGCTGATTAATAAGGATTTCTTTGCTAACCCGGTTATCGGCGCGGTTCCCTTTAAAGCAGCGGTGCCCTTCTGGCCTCTGGCGGCGGTGCTGTATGTGTCGTATAATCTGGTAATGGCGGTGGCTGTTCTGGCGCCAACTGGAGCCAGCTATAATCGTCCCGGACTCTTGACAAAGGGAGCTATCCTCGGAGGCATCGGTTTGGGGCTTGGGGCAGCGGCCATTCTTCTGGCTTTGGCTCCCAATCTTCCCACAGCGGGAGGATTTGAAATTCCGATGTTGTATGTGGCCGGAACCCTGGGCCCTGTGTTCAGAACTTTTTACAGCATAGTTCTTCTGGCTGAAATTTATACAACAGCGGTGGGAAGTCTTTATGGTTTTACGGTCAGGCTGGCCCCTGAGGAGAGCCCCAGGGCCAGGTACTATATTATAGGCACTGCTGTTGCTGCATTTCTGGCAAGTCTGCTGGGTTTTTCAACTCTGGTAAGGACAGTTTATCCTGCAGTAGGGTATGCGGGTCTGCTGCTGCTGCTTGGTCTTACTTACGGGCTTATCAGGAGAGGAAAAGGTATCGAAAATCAACCTTGA
- a CDS encoding PepSY domain-containing protein: protein MLKRIVLVLVVIVSGLLTGYYSEPVYDLMWSGRERIPSGLAGAEDQKDGADSADESASKYVSAEEAVSAVKNVPWVNNLIRVSELDGTTLTFEIDREPSDDYPVWLIEVTERYPDRVPETKYFQVEAESGKALDIQEKDMKISGIGLDMTRNQAKEAGGTPRKTQRKWDNFVQQTLRTDSYDGMEVIFDKNGVVVKVAASDRGCPGPGGVEVGDSREDVIRKLGKAGAVQTNLWTYNLVDKKEYKLLLDINSEGRVMAVTISSGLLD, encoded by the coding sequence TTGTTAAAAAGAATAGTGTTGGTATTAGTCGTGATAGTTTCAGGTTTGCTTACAGGTTATTACTCAGAGCCGGTTTATGACCTGATGTGGTCAGGCCGGGAGAGGATACCTTCGGGGCTCGCAGGTGCAGAAGACCAAAAAGACGGGGCAGACAGTGCAGATGAGAGCGCCTCAAAATATGTTTCTGCTGAAGAAGCTGTCAGCGCGGTGAAGAATGTCCCCTGGGTAAATAACCTGATTCGGGTATCTGAACTCGATGGAACCACACTGACCTTTGAGATAGACCGTGAACCGTCAGATGACTACCCTGTCTGGCTGATTGAGGTCACTGAGAGGTATCCTGACCGGGTTCCGGAAACCAAATATTTTCAGGTTGAAGCCGAGTCTGGCAAGGCCCTTGATATACAGGAAAAGGATATGAAAATCTCAGGCATAGGCCTTGATATGACCCGGAATCAAGCCAAAGAGGCCGGCGGCACTCCCCGAAAAACGCAGCGGAAATGGGATAACTTCGTGCAACAGACATTGAGAACAGATAGTTATGATGGTATGGAAGTTATCTTTGATAAGAATGGTGTTGTGGTCAAAGTGGCTGCATCGGACAGAGGCTGTCCCGGGCCCGGAGGGGTTGAAGTCGGTGATTCCAGGGAAGATGTCATTAGGAAGCTGGGCAAGGCAGGCGCTGTGCAGACTAATTTATGGACTTATAACCTTGTGGACAAAAAGGAATACAAGCTATTACTGGATATTAACAGTGAAGGCCGGGTAATGGCTGTCACTATCAGTTCGGGCCTGCTTGACTAA
- a CDS encoding carbon-nitrogen hydrolase family protein produces MQDKWVLGIIQSKVTEDKARNIVRARDMIREAAAQGAKAAALPEMFNCPYESKAFPLFAESYPEGETIRMLSEEAAVNKIYVFGGSIPEKDGDSIYNTCFVFGPDGSLLARHRKIHLFDVDLTGKLRFKESDTLGAGNEITVVNTSLGKIGVGICYDIRFPELARLMTLQGAVLMVVPAAFNMISGPAHWELSIRMRAVDNQFYVAGIAPARNEAASYVAYGHSMAADPWGQIIGALQEKEGVLTVEIDPQKAAQVRREFPLLKHRRPDIYDSRG; encoded by the coding sequence TTGCAGGACAAATGGGTATTAGGGATTATTCAGAGCAAAGTAACCGAAGATAAAGCAAGAAACATAGTCAGGGCCCGGGACATGATCAGGGAAGCTGCAGCCCAGGGCGCAAAAGCAGCAGCCCTTCCGGAGATGTTTAACTGTCCGTATGAAAGCAAGGCATTTCCTTTGTTTGCTGAGTCATATCCTGAAGGGGAAACCATCAGGATGCTTTCAGAAGAGGCGGCAGTAAATAAGATTTATGTATTTGGCGGGTCTATTCCCGAAAAGGATGGTGACTCCATATATAATACGTGTTTTGTTTTCGGGCCTGACGGCAGTCTTCTGGCCAGACACCGGAAAATACACCTTTTTGATGTTGACCTTACCGGGAAACTGAGGTTTAAAGAATCGGACACCCTGGGTGCAGGGAATGAGATAACGGTTGTGAATACATCCCTGGGGAAAATTGGTGTGGGAATCTGCTATGATATTCGTTTTCCGGAACTTGCCAGGCTGATGACTTTACAGGGCGCTGTGCTGATGGTAGTACCTGCCGCTTTTAATATGATTTCAGGTCCGGCCCACTGGGAGCTGTCCATCAGGATGAGAGCGGTTGACAACCAGTTTTACGTTGCCGGAATAGCGCCGGCGAGGAATGAAGCAGCTTCATATGTGGCTTACGGCCACTCCATGGCGGCTGACCCCTGGGGCCAGATAATCGGGGCGCTGCAAGAAAAAGAAGGGGTATTGACCGTTGAAATTGATCCCCAAAAAGCCGCTCAGGTACGCAGGGAGTTTCCCCTCCTGAAGCATCGCCGGCCAGATATTTATGATAGCAGAGGGTAG
- a CDS encoding diguanylate cyclase, translating into MAFKKMNQALFKLANRLEYKYSIGLRTKIFIPFFIVTFSIIAAISYYAMNLVDTKIEEMQQEKAYGVLTGTVENFRNETANLEAYVRLLADSPELEKAVAGNNRKLLYELLAPAKYYSGHQKIQVFDRNKKIIVELFNRASEGNLAEGRLLNRAIEGVTGSDFGVTGNGLELYAASPIHFDPTSYGLKVPIGALVVDRHISDPELAEIKDRSGVEINIFHAGKLTASTLSRETRAEIMPQLIASMEDGDFRVVVSGDRNEYLNAWEEIGDDGKISVMVPNEYLLAAKVELSHDIIRITIAAGVLIFLSSFLLAELILRPLTNMLTVTTAITNGDLSRRIRVFTGDELGQLGKAINFMADKIKARLDEAELLATVDGLAELYNHRYFQQRLREELNRAERFKYPLSLVMMDIDYFKKYNDSQGHPAGDKVIQVLGKIIKRNIRGVDIAARYGGEEFAIILIDTVPEAAYSVCERIRQEVESFPFEGRDNQPDGVLSISAGIAAVPVNATRQDDLIKMADDALYKAKNTNRNRVVLYYSVLDELKRVANEAEHERINTIKTFISMINSKDKYTYGHSERVARYALLIAEAMDLDESTLKTIKIGAYLHDIGKIEIDRELLNKTGQLSRDELGLLQRHPEWGAEIVKSVASLVEAAPLVLYHHESFNGGGYPAGLAGEEIPLSARILKVADSFDAMTSLRPYQKKRTFQQAREEMVRCSGTDFDPAIVEAFLRILENIDFDASRMIS; encoded by the coding sequence ATGGCTTTCAAAAAAATGAACCAGGCTTTGTTTAAGTTGGCAAACCGGTTGGAATATAAATATTCCATAGGGCTAAGGACGAAGATCTTTATCCCTTTCTTTATTGTTACTTTTTCTATTATTGCCGCTATTTCTTATTATGCCATGAACCTGGTGGATACCAAAATAGAAGAAATGCAGCAGGAAAAGGCTTATGGCGTTTTGACTGGGACTGTCGAAAATTTCAGGAATGAGACCGCTAACCTTGAAGCCTATGTCCGGCTGCTGGCAGATTCTCCGGAACTGGAAAAGGCAGTGGCCGGGAATAACAGGAAATTGCTTTATGAACTGCTGGCCCCTGCCAAGTACTATTCCGGACATCAGAAAATACAGGTTTTTGACCGGAATAAAAAAATCATAGTTGAATTGTTCAATCGGGCATCAGAAGGTAATTTAGCTGAAGGCCGCCTTCTCAACCGCGCTATAGAGGGAGTTACCGGTTCGGATTTTGGTGTCACCGGGAACGGTCTGGAACTTTATGCAGCCTCACCTATTCATTTTGATCCCACCAGCTATGGGTTGAAAGTCCCTATTGGCGCTCTGGTGGTTGACCGTCATATTAGTGATCCGGAGCTTGCGGAAATTAAGGACAGGTCTGGCGTGGAAATTAATATATTTCATGCCGGTAAGCTGACGGCTTCAACTCTTAGCCGGGAGACCCGTGCCGAAATCATGCCTCAGCTGATTGCTTCAATGGAAGATGGTGATTTCCGGGTTGTGGTTTCCGGAGACCGGAATGAGTATCTCAACGCCTGGGAGGAAATTGGTGATGACGGCAAAATTTCCGTAATGGTGCCAAATGAATATCTGCTTGCAGCCAAGGTGGAATTATCACATGATATTATAAGAATTACGATTGCAGCCGGGGTCCTGATTTTCTTAAGCAGTTTCCTGCTGGCAGAGTTAATCCTCAGGCCGCTGACGAATATGCTGACAGTAACAACTGCGATCACCAATGGAGATTTAAGCAGGAGAATCAGGGTATTCACCGGGGACGAACTGGGGCAGCTTGGCAAGGCAATAAACTTTATGGCTGATAAGATTAAGGCCAGGCTCGATGAGGCTGAATTGCTGGCCACCGTAGACGGTTTAGCGGAATTATATAATCACCGGTATTTTCAGCAGCGCCTCAGGGAGGAATTAAACCGCGCCGAGCGTTTCAAGTATCCCCTTTCCCTGGTAATGATGGATATTGACTATTTTAAAAAATATAATGACAGCCAGGGCCATCCGGCCGGCGACAAGGTCATTCAGGTTCTGGGGAAGATTATCAAGAGGAATATCAGGGGTGTGGATATTGCCGCCAGATACGGGGGGGAGGAATTTGCCATCATTTTGATTGATACCGTTCCTGAAGCGGCTTATTCCGTGTGTGAGCGCATCAGGCAGGAAGTAGAAAGCTTCCCCTTTGAAGGTCGGGATAATCAGCCTGACGGCGTTTTAAGTATTTCCGCCGGGATAGCTGCGGTGCCGGTTAATGCCACCAGGCAGGATGACCTGATAAAAATGGCTGATGATGCTCTTTACAAGGCCAAAAACACCAATAGGAACAGGGTGGTTCTCTATTATTCGGTATTGGATGAACTTAAGCGTGTGGCTAATGAAGCCGAACATGAGCGTATTAATACCATTAAAACGTTTATATCGATGATAAATTCAAAGGATAAGTATACTTATGGACATTCAGAAAGGGTAGCCAGGTATGCGCTCCTTATTGCAGAGGCCATGGATCTGGATGAGTCCACACTAAAAACAATAAAGATTGGCGCCTACCTGCATGACATTGGCAAGATTGAGATAGACAGAGAGCTGTTAAATAAAACCGGCCAACTATCCCGGGATGAATTGGGATTACTGCAGCGCCACCCGGAATGGGGAGCTGAGATAGTAAAATCCGTCGCTTCCCTGGTTGAAGCTGCCCCCTTGGTCTTATACCATCATGAGAGTTTTAACGGAGGTGGTTATCCCGCGGGGCTTGCCGGAGAAGAGATTCCACTGTCTGCCAGGATTCTCAAGGTAGCTGACAGTTTTGATGCTATGACCTCCTTACGTCCGTACCAGAAAAAAAGGACTTTTCAGCAGGCAAGGGAGGAAATGGTCAGGTGTTCCGGGACGGATTTTGACCCCGCCATTGTGGAGGCGTTTTTGCGGATTCTGGAAAATATCGATTTCGATGCATCCAGAATGATCTCCTGA
- a CDS encoding substrate-binding domain-containing protein translates to MDRRKVLTALICVAILNFIILAVSGYWDSKKAVEIRAAESKDELNQSRVPGSQRTILMVGGSGSNLPITRVLGRAFMERYPGIEVEIPESLGSTGGIKSANEGLIDIGLTAREFLPAERELGLEYIPYARVLLSFAVNNNVNIDNLTEEQLLGIYTAKITNWKEIGGPDHEIVVLTRELSDSSRLVWDNCLKGFGNTGNLPEAVLLRSDQAMNEAIRSIPYSIGWTDLGAVTLEYPETSMLKINGVSPRYEMVLNGEYPYIKELAFVTKGKPAGDVLKFINFVRGWEGARILMDNGYMAARKDK, encoded by the coding sequence GTGGATAGAAGAAAGGTATTAACTGCACTTATATGTGTGGCTATACTAAACTTCATAATACTGGCAGTTTCAGGATACTGGGACAGTAAAAAAGCTGTAGAAATTAGAGCTGCAGAAAGTAAGGACGAGCTGAATCAATCCAGAGTACCGGGTTCCCAAAGGACTATTCTCATGGTGGGAGGTTCCGGGTCAAACCTGCCAATTACCAGAGTGTTGGGCCGGGCTTTTATGGAGCGGTATCCCGGTATTGAGGTGGAGATACCGGAAAGCCTTGGTTCTACCGGTGGCATCAAGAGCGCCAATGAAGGCTTAATCGATATTGGCCTGACTGCCCGTGAATTCCTGCCTGCCGAGCGTGAACTTGGGCTGGAATACATCCCGTATGCCAGGGTTCTGTTAAGCTTTGCCGTCAATAATAATGTTAATATTGACAATCTTACCGAAGAACAGCTGCTGGGGATTTACACTGCCAAAATTACTAATTGGAAGGAAATTGGCGGGCCTGACCATGAAATTGTTGTACTTACCAGGGAGCTGTCAGACTCATCCCGGCTTGTATGGGATAACTGCCTAAAGGGATTTGGGAATACCGGCAACCTGCCTGAGGCGGTTCTGTTAAGGAGTGATCAGGCAATGAATGAGGCCATTAGATCCATACCGTACAGTATTGGGTGGACAGACCTGGGTGCGGTAACTCTTGAATACCCTGAAACCTCCATGCTAAAGATAAATGGGGTAAGTCCCAGGTACGAAATGGTCCTAAACGGGGAGTACCCTTATATCAAGGAACTGGCCTTTGTTACCAAAGGGAAACCGGCAGGGGATGTCCTGAAATTCATTAATTTTGTCAGAGGCTGGGAGGGCGCCAGGATTTTGATGGACAACGGATATATGGCTGCCCGGAAGGATAAGTAA
- a CDS encoding putative ABC transporter permease, whose translation MKYRILFYGLLGVAMEIVWTGGGSMLRGDYSLRGVSYIWMFPIYGAAFLLEPVHESIRGLRWPARGMIWALVIFTMEFASGLVIKMAVGRIPWDYSGHSPYSVGGLIRLDYAPVWFVVGLLFEQAHEFLKKLLR comes from the coding sequence ATGAAATACCGAATTCTATTTTACGGCCTTTTAGGTGTAGCTATGGAAATAGTCTGGACAGGCGGAGGTTCAATGCTCAGGGGTGATTACAGCCTCCGGGGAGTCAGTTATATCTGGATGTTCCCTATTTATGGAGCCGCATTTCTATTGGAGCCTGTTCACGAAAGCATAAGAGGGCTTAGATGGCCTGCCAGAGGAATGATCTGGGCCCTAGTGATTTTCACAATGGAGTTTGCTTCCGGCCTGGTTATCAAAATGGCTGTAGGCAGGATTCCCTGGGATTATTCCGGCCATTCCCCGTACTCTGTGGGAGGCCTTATCAGGCTCGACTATGCTCCGGTCTGGTTTGTGGTGGGCCTTCTTTTCGAACAGGCTCATGAGTTTCTTAAAAAATTACTCAGGTAG
- a CDS encoding glycosyltransferase family 2 protein has product MRDDNGALLHNNDLLKDKRVLVIIPAFNEEPNLPGIVGRIRQFAGIDVIVINDGSEDATSAVARESGANVIDLPFNLGIGGAVQTGYLFAHKNNYDVAIQVDADGQHNPEDLLQIIGPVLRGEADMVLGSRYVAKTGYKTPFARKMGMVVFSAVVSLINRQPLKDTTSGYRAVSKRVIKFFVNNYPTDYPEVEALVLLKKSGFSIKEVPVTMAPREYGRSSITPIRSVYYMIKVLLAIFMNLLRAHKKEA; this is encoded by the coding sequence ATGCGAGACGATAATGGCGCTTTACTGCATAACAATGATTTATTAAAAGACAAGAGGGTACTTGTTATTATTCCTGCTTTTAACGAGGAACCAAACCTTCCCGGAATTGTCGGCAGGATTCGTCAGTTTGCCGGGATAGACGTGATTGTAATTAATGACGGTTCCGAGGATGCGACCTCGGCGGTTGCCAGGGAGTCAGGGGCCAATGTTATCGACCTTCCCTTCAATCTGGGGATAGGCGGGGCAGTTCAGACCGGGTATCTATTTGCCCACAAAAATAATTATGATGTTGCCATCCAGGTAGATGCTGACGGCCAGCACAACCCTGAAGACCTGCTGCAAATTATCGGACCTGTGCTCCGGGGCGAAGCTGATATGGTATTGGGTTCGCGGTATGTCGCCAAGACCGGGTACAAAACACCCTTTGCCCGTAAAATGGGAATGGTAGTTTTCTCTGCCGTAGTTTCACTGATTAACAGGCAGCCTTTGAAAGACACCACCAGCGGCTACCGGGCAGTGAGTAAACGGGTGATCAAGTTTTTTGTCAATAACTATCCCACAGACTACCCGGAAGTAGAAGCCTTGGTTCTGCTCAAGAAGAGCGGGTTTTCCATTAAAGAAGTGCCGGTTACCATGGCGCCCCGGGAATATGGCAGGTCATCAATAACACCTATCAGGTCGGTATACTACATGATTAAGGTACTGCTGGCAATTTTCATGAACCTGCTCAGGGCACATAAAAAGGAGGCTTAA